A stretch of the Aspergillus puulaauensis MK2 DNA, chromosome 6, nearly complete sequence genome encodes the following:
- a CDS encoding MFS transporter (COG:U;~EggNog:ENOG410PUQI;~InterPro:IPR020846,IPR001958,IPR011701,IPR036259;~PFAM:PF07690;~SMCOG1106:major facilitator transporter;~TransMembrane:12 (i18-38o58-78i90-107o113-137i149-172o178-198i259-276o296-315i322-342o362-388i409-431o437-459i);~antiSMASH:Cluster_6.1;~go_function: GO:0022857 - transmembrane transporter activity [Evidence IEA];~go_process: GO:0055085 - transmembrane transport [Evidence IEA]), giving the protein MTSNEEPLGYRWRSSKSFVIACICIALFTESFLFSFMVPILHHMFVERLHVDPLRIQFYTSATLALHGLTGMISSPIIGHFCDKHRNRRIQLLISLVGCLVATIMVAGSRSLWVFFLGRVVQGLLGSAVWVIGMATVADRFEKDHMGRVMSIIMAFVSTGNVAGPAISGVLFENVGYWPTWCAPFAVLVIDTIARLVMLDEMDELRAFSSQSSSVGSPSIAENINDARPLLSSAADSKQGRLNNSKVSFYRDMLSNKRVLTCLLIGVVSGSILTSLPTTLPLHVQEVFQWGTDKIGLLFLCQEISMIILGPLSGWLRDRVGLRYPATGSMALLSPLVFFLGVPGRNQHFPWASADSASGPAIYIASLAGIGAVSPFLRGVAALELTVIIKERQAEDPYVFGPNGGISRAYSMSAIASTLPRMVGPIISGYLHVTVGYFYMNLIYAFIAILLSVSAFCFLSDKKRSRPTSSDASA; this is encoded by the exons ATGACATCGAACGAGGAGCCTTTGGGCTACAGGTGGCGTTCCTCAAAGTCCTTCGTCATCGCGTGTATTTGCATAGCCCTGTTCACTG AATCTTTTCTCTTCAGTTTCATGGTTCCTATCCTACACCACATGTTTGTAGAGCGCCTCCATGTTGACCCCCTTCGCATCCAGTTTTACACATCTGCCACTCTCGCCCTTCACGGCCTCACGGGAATGATCTCGAGTCCCATCATAGGGCATTTCTGTGACAAGCATCGTAATCGGAGGATACAACTTCTGATCTCCCTCGTCGGATGCTTGGTGGCGACCATTATGGTAGCTGGCTCTCGGTCCCTTTGGGTCTTTTTCCTCGGCCGTGTCGTGCAAGGTCTGCTAGGGTCCGCTGTTTGGGTCATTGGCATGGCTACCGTTGCGGATCGATTTGAGAAAGACCATATGGGGAGAGTGATGAGCATCATCATGGCGTTCGTTAGCACTGGCAACGTTGCGGGGCCGGCGATTTCGGGAGTGCTCTTCGAGAACGTCGGGTACTGGCCGACCTGGTGTGCCCCATTTGCCGTGCTGGTTATTGACACTATTGCGCGTCTGGTCAtgctggatgagatggatgagcTGAGGGCGTTCTCATCACAGTCTTCCTCCGTTGGCAGCCCTTCTATCGCAGAAAATATTAATGATGCTCGGCCGCTTCTGTCCTCCGCCGCAGATAGCAAGCAAGGCAGGCTGAATAACAGCAAGGTTTCCTTCTATCGCGATATGCTCAGCAATAAACGTGTGCTGACATGTCTCCTGATTGGCGTTGTATCTGGCTCGATCCTGACCAGCTTGCCGACTACATTGCCACTGCACGTACAGGAAGTCTTCCAGTGGGGAACCGACAAAATTGGCCTGTTATTTCTTTGTCAGGAAATCTCTATGATAATTCTTGGTCCCTTGTCTGGATGGCTACGTGATCGAGTAGGGCTCCGATATCCTGCCACAGGCAGCATGGCCCTTCTTTCCCCATTGGTGTTCTTCTTAGGTGTGCCGGGCAGGAATCAGCATTTCCCATGGGCTAGTGCCGACTCTGCCAGTGGTCCAGCCATTTATATTGCATCTCTGGCAGGTATTGGGGCAGTCTCTCCCTTCCTAAGAGGCGTCGCCGCTTTAGAGCTGACAG TTATTATCAAGGAGCGTCAAGCAGAAGACCCATATGTGTTCGGTCCGAATGGTGGTATTTCACGGGCGTATTCGATGTCTGCTATCGCCTCTACATTACCCAGGATGGTGGGTCCCATCATATCCGGATATCTTCATGTTACGGTCGGGTACTTCTACATGAACTTGATATATG CTTTCATCGCGATCTTGCTTTCGGTCTCggcattctgcttcttgtcAGACAAGAAGCGATCTCGACCAACCTCTTCTGACGCCTCAGCCTAA
- a CDS encoding NUDIX hydrolase (COG:L;~EggNog:ENOG410PS5H;~InterPro:IPR015797,IPR000086;~PFAM:PF00293;~antiSMASH:Cluster_6.1;~go_function: GO:0016787 - hydrolase activity [Evidence IEA]): MRLQFNYTVATHLAEFSCPFPAFCAQNPEYTHFIGGALIFSPKRENVSMGATPAPHEEDGAGQENQQQQQTPRVLLLQRAFHNSFPGAWEVPGGLCEEDDRTLLDGVAREVFEECGLRVSRFVELVAKDAWDIPRPDLGLTHTLVKYTFLVEVHEVETGATAIGDHGYLLENVGVNGENRRGCFLTSGEAGISRGRRWEDRVVLSAQEHCDYRWAMETEVRRGLERGTGLFALFTRHGHQVLEGFHAWKRIWAGVPKPYA, encoded by the coding sequence ATGAGACTTCAATTCAACTACACGGTTGCGACCCATCTTGCAGAGTTCAGCTGCCCATTTCCTGCCTTTTGCGCCCAAAATCCGGAATACACACATTTCATCGGCGGGGCCCTGATCTTTTCACCGAAGCGAGAAAATGTATCGATGGGCGCTACTCCTGCTCCacacgaggaagacggagCAGGACAAGAgaatcagcagcagcagcagacccCTCGCGTCCTGCTGCTTCAACGCGCTTTCCACAATTCCTTCCCAGGTGCATGGGAGGTTCCCGGCGGCTTGTGCGAGGAGGATGACCGGACCCTCCTGGACGGTGTCGCGCGCGAAGTCTTCGAGGAATGCGGGCTGCGTGTCTCGCGATTTGTCGAGCTTGTGGCAAAGGATGCGTGGGACATCCCTCGACCGGACCTTGGCCTGACGCATACCCTGGTGAAGTACACATTTCTGGTCGAGGTCCATGAGGTCGAAACAGGAGCAACTGCGATTGGCGATCATGGCTACCTTCTGGAGAACGTGGGTGTTAATGGCGAGAATCGTCGTGGGTGTTTCTTAACGTCGGGGGAGGCTGGCATATCAAGGGGGCGCCGCTGGGAGGATAGGGTCGTATTGAGTGCCCAAGAGCATTGCGATTACCGATGGGCAATGGAAACTGAGGTCCGAAGGGGTCTAGAACGAGGGACCGGCCTATTCGCTTTGTTTACGCGTCATGGGCACCAGGTTCTGGAGGGCTTTCacgcctggaagaggatatgGGCCGGGGTACCAAAGCCCTATGCCTGA
- a CDS encoding type I iterative PKS (COG:I;~EggNog:ENOG410QD7I;~InterPro:IPR030918,IPR016035,IPR032088,IPR016039, IPR018201,IPR042104,IPR014030,IPR014031,IPR001227, IPR029058,IPR014043,IPR020806,IPR020807,IPR001031, IPR020841,IPR009081,IPR036736;~PFAM:PF00550,PF02801,PF00698,PF00975,PF14765, PF00109,PF16073;~SMCOG1093:Beta-ketoacyl synthase;~antiSMASH:Cluster_6.1;~go_function: GO:0004315 - 3-oxoacyl-[acyl-carrier-protein] synthase activity [Evidence IEA];~go_function: GO:0016740 - transferase activity [Evidence IEA];~go_function: GO:0016746 - transferase activity, transferring acyl groups [Evidence IEA];~go_function: GO:0016788 - hydrolase activity, acting on ester bonds [Evidence IEA];~go_function: GO:0031177 - phosphopantetheine binding [Evidence IEA];~go_process: GO:0006633 - fatty acid biosynthetic process [Evidence IEA];~go_process: GO:0009058 - biosynthetic process [Evidence IEA]): MAVPRLLLLDDPVEQLVPALARLQELGRVSQEILLFLQKATAVLRREIASLGLVERQAIGWNGNIEFDSLLELAEECDQSQQDDGVIHSVVRHICCLGQILSQVQNHHLLSTQSGKLYVAGLGNSLLAAAALATARDTCSLRKASVETIPIAFRLALAIQQRGIHIEPGRGNWTRTVSAVNKEQITQLIHEREIEGTPVARHIYIAEEAPNCFTICGPPSNLAHFCSSLPDAMNLPDWSVSMHGPKHASHLPVVDLETVIGKSDRLHAPVSETVDVPSLRNILSDCTLDLGALLLQACHNICHETFKLDASVASTVAALKASNEQQLEIVLVGRTTRSGLFQRLLSSSGIHAKICEDSHTEPSSDPTLSSLSGSIAVVGMAGRFPGSDDVEQFWESLLSGQEYHQRVPPNRFDLSTWHQVSGEEETSLPYGCFLERPGLFDYRLFNISPREALQMDPNQRLLLTVAYEALQRAGYCGEDTLSTRTDRITTFIGQTTDDWREVTAGHGIDIYYVPGLLRVFAAGRLHYHFKWEGPSLSLDAACASSSAAISLACDALLARRCDMAVAGGVNSLASPAMFAGLKKGGFLSSTGSCKTFHQAADGYCRGEGTGVVILKRLDDAIQANDNILAVIRGQGRSHSAHATSITHPDRHEQERLFRRVLREAGLSPSTIGYVEMHGTGTQAGDDAEVTAVGNVFSPSKTPNSPLVMGAVKANVGHAEAAAGVISLIKSIMVLRTGNIPSQPGMPFEMNTRIQYLRDPTVRVADGKVSMQDTTASGQPRRVMMNNFDAAGGNGCIILEEAPPKHIKPADPRRHYPVAISGQTPSSFRQNQTNMLRFLTTAINPRISDISYTTTARAMHESTRVVYVADSVDNVVQQLRQDIEGQETIPKINGAGAPSVGFVFTGMSSQYAGMGSELFKTSARFRKTIMSLQGICDELGLPRFVELIADPSLDVATRSTTQVQLAIVCLELSLADLWRSWGVEPAFVIGHSLGEYSALCVAGVLSTTDALSLVGLRASLMEEKLSPGAYLMLASSQCAADVAHKLKTLDLQASNVSCINAPSSTVVSGPADEIGILQEDLASQGTRTSQLNCQHGFHSSQFDAILAEFAKKASGIPFSPPRIPVASTMLGTVVQQSGVFGAEYLAKQSRQPVEFINAVKSCLGTGIADSNTVWLEVGPDSVCVNLLRGILGGDAIRLPTIKRSENNWKTISAAAGALHQRLVRMQWTKYHEDFLPFLSLLELPTYAFDETSYWRTYRQVTASSPASTSVAPLSTSLHYMTEESFGDSEVVVEFISHLEEPELKAAIQGHDLENASLCPSSVFCDIALTAARYIQERLSKGENEGLAWEVCDLNMEHPIVVPPSPANNAIKTAARMTLAGFERKAELSFSHCLSDGTTSTSGHGAIRFGDRETWENELATWGFFVNSRASTIGTLPSCTRLRKNIVYRLFSDVVRYAPLYQAIDELFWDEEGTEAVAMVKLQEHDGAQRSEYSPYWLDSMIHLAGFILNAILESTEHVHVCNGLASLRILERLSANITYRCYVRVRAQPDESKGTSLSDVYFFHGQRLIAVCLGLRFQKLPRRVFRRVLQQAQQDAQGGAPSEKALDTCASDASGGETRPRPESTSGAPQDRNREGTLGLLLRLVSEETGVEMRSIGPDTAFAEIGVDSILGFTIIDRFNELSSLKLGSSFFTQCSDVASVAAWFHQKNGTSGSPGKDNEKPRISLTPNTAASDADEENSTGAEPILTPPTPVGPGMGDVKPQCKASLLQGDPARHSTALFLLAGGAGRAARFYHLPHFVSELPVYALDSPFLHRPEDYCSTVQELASLYTATILNVQPQGPYMVGGYSAGAVHAYEVAYQLLAMGHTVSHVVILDMHVPVSPPVHDADLMRKIVHAIGFVQKGSKEHYVEGHKERLLAAMLAYQPQPMQPDRRPTKSIVIWARRAVWDALDPDQLQRAQDFGLAAEVEGGNVMRDPLRRLGWFFSRRHDFGPNGWDALLGGPQSVECYTVDEATHMSLMSPPAVSSVGRILEQAINIDYVGGT, translated from the exons ATGGCGGTTCCTCgacttctgctgctggatgacCCGGTGGAGCAGCTTGTTCCAGCACTGGCGAGATTGCAGGAACTCGGGCGAGTATCCCAGGAGatcctccttttcctccaaAAGGCCACTGCTGTGCTTCGCCGGGAAATCGCATCGCTTGGCCTAGTGGAGCGGCAGGCAATCGGCTGGAATGGCAACATTGAGTTCGACAGCTTATTGGAATTAGCGGAAGAGTGTGATCAAAGCCAGCAAGATGACGGAGTTATACATAGCGTCGTCCGGCACATATGTTGTCTGGGCCAGATTCTGAG CCAGGTGCAAAATCACCACCTCCTCAGCACACAGAGCGGCAAGCTGTATGTTGCTGGGCTAGGCAATAGTCTGCTGGCAGCCGCCGCGCTGGCGACAGCAAGAGATACTTGCAGTCTGCGCAAGGCCAGTGTCGAGACAATCCCAATTGCTTTTCGCCTGGCCCTAGCTATTCAGCAGCGTGGTATACACATTGAGCCGGGGCGTGGGAACTGGACTCGCACAGTTAGTGCAGTAAATAAGGAGCAGATCACGCAGCTTATTCATGAGCGTGAGATTGAA GGAACACCCGTTGCGAGGCACATCTACATTGCTGAGGAAGCACCGAACTGCTTCACTATCTGCGGCCCGCCGTCTAATTTGGCCCATTTTTGTTCATCCTTGCCGGATGCCATGAACCTACCAGACTGGAGTGTTTCAATGCATGGCCCAAAGCATGCTTCCCATCTCCCCGTTGTCGACCTGGAGACAGTCATCGGCAAGTCTGACAGGTTACACGCTCCAGTGTCCGAGACGGTCGACGTGCCATCATTAAGAAACATCTTATCCGACTGTACCTTGGATCTCGGCGCCTTGCTGCTACAAGCTTGTCACAACATATGCCATGAGACATTCAAGCTAGACGCATCGGTAGCTTCCACTGTGGCTGCGCTGAAGGCTTCAAACGAGCAACAGCTTGAGATCGTCTTGGTAGGTAGGACCACTCGAAGTGGGCTATTCCAACGCCTCTTATCGAGCAGTGGGATCCATGCCAAGATTTGCGAAGACTCGCACACGGAGCCAAGCAGTGATCCGACACTTTCCAGTCTCTCGGGGTCGATTGCGGTCGTTGGGATGGCAGGACGGTTCCCCGGGAGCGATGATGTTGAGCAATTCTGGGAGTCACTGCTGTCTGGACAAGAATACCATCAGAGG GTGCCTCCCAATCGATTCGACCTCTCGACTTGGCATCAAGTAagtggcgaggaggagaccTCGCTGCCGTACGGTTGCTTTCTCGAGCGGCCAGGTCTTTTCGACTATAGACTATTCAACATCTCGCCTCGAGAAGCCCTGCAGATGGACCCCAATCAACGTCTATTGCTCACGGTGGCCTATGAGGCTCTACAGCGGGCCGGCTACTGTGGCGAGGACACTTTGTCGACTCGCACCGATCGGATTACTACCTTCATTGGCCAGACGACGGACGACTGGCGAGAGGTTACAGCCGGTCACGGAATTGACATTTACTACGTGCCTGGTCTGCTGCGTGTCTTCGCTGCCGGCCGGTTGCACTACCACTTCAAGTGGGAGGGTCCCTCCTTGAGCCTTGATGCAGCCTGCGCCTCCAGTTCCGCAGCGATTAGCCTTGCCTGTGATGCCCTGCTTGCTCGGAGATGTGACATGGCTGTAGCAGGTGGCGTAAACAGCCTGGCGTCCCCGGCCATGTTTGCTGGGTTAAAGAAAGGTGGATTTCTGTCGTCTACTGGCAGCTGCAAAACATTCCACCAGGCCGCGGATGGATACTGCCGAGGTGAGGGAACCGGTGTGGTCATTCTAAAACGTCTGGACGATGCCATACAGGCCAACGACAATATTCTAGCAGTCATTCGGGGCCAGGGTAGAAGTCACTCCGCACACGCTACTTCTATTACGCATCCCGATAGACATGAACAGGAGAGACTCTTCCGCCGAGTTTTGCGAGAAGCTGGATTGAGTCCCAGTACCATTGGGTACGTCGAAATGCATGGTACCGGCACACAAGCGGGCGATGATGCCGAAGTGACTGCGGTTGGAAATGTGTTTAGTCCAAGCAAAACCCCAAACAGTCCGCTCGTAATGGGGGCTGTCAAAGCCAACGTTGGTCATGCTGAAGCA GCCGCTGGGGTGATTTCGCTAATCAAGTCGATCATGGTACTGAGAACGGGAAATATACCGTCGCAGCCCGGTATGCCGTTTGAAATGAATACCCGTATTCAGTATCTTAGGGACCCGACAGTTCGTGTAGCGGATGGCAAGGTCTCTATGCAAGATACCACCGCGTCAGGGCAGCCGCGGCGGGTCATGATGAATAACTTTGATGCAGCG GGCGGAAACGGTTGTATAATCCTCGAAGAAGCTCCACCAAAACATATCAAGCCAGCAGACCCCCGAAGGCACTATCCCGTGGCCATCTCTGGACAAACACCGTCCTCCTTCCGCCAAAACCAAACCAATATGCTGCGCTTCTTGACCACTGCTATTAACCCGAGAATTTCAGACATTTCTTACACAACAACGGCCCGTGCGATGCACGAGAGTACAAGGGTTGTTTACGTGGCCGATTCCGTTGACAATGTGGTTCAACAGCTACGCCAGGACATTGAGGGACAAGAAACCATCCCCAAGATCAACGGCGCAGGGGCACCAAGCGTCGGCTTTGTTTTCACTGGCATGAGTAGTCAGTATGCTGGCATGGGCTCTGAGCTATTCAAGACCAGTGCCAGGTTCCGCAAAACCATTATGTCTTTGCAGGGCATCTGCGATGAGCTGGGACTGCCACGCTTTGTCGAACTGATTGCGGACCCTTCACTCGATGTCGCAACAAGAAGCACAACCCAGGTGCAGCTCGCTATCGTCTGCTTGGAGCTTTCGCTTGCGGACCTCTGGCGGTCTTGGGGAGTCGAGCCTGCGTTCGTGATCGGCCATAGTCTGGGAGAATATTCAGCTCTCTGTGTGGCAGGCGTGCTCTCGACCACCGATGCCCTAAGCCTGGTTGGCCTGCGGGCCTCCTTGATGGAGGAAAAGTTGTCTCCCGGGGCTTACCTGATGCTCGCAAGTTCCCAGTGCGCAGCAGATGTCGCACACAAGTTGAAAACACTGGATCTCCAAGCCTCTAATGTGAGCTGCATTAATGCTCCTTCATCGACTGTGGTTTCTGGTCCAGCAGACGAGATTGGGATTCTACAAGAGGACTTGGCATCGCAAGGCACACGGACATCCCAACTGAACTGCCAGCATGGGTTCCATTCATCCCAGTTTGATGCCATCCTTGCAGAGTTTGCGAAGAAAGCATCTGGGATACCCTTCTCTCCGCCTCGCATCCCGGTGGCCTCGACAATGCTGGGCACGGTTGTGCAGCAGTCCGGGGTATTTGGTGCCGAATATCTTGCGAAGCAAAGCAGGCAACCGGTTGAGTTtatcaacgccgtcaaatCCTGTCTCGGGACGGGGATAGCCGACTCTAACACTGTTTGGCTGGAAGTCGGGCCGGATTCAGTCTGCGTCAATCTGCTTCGAGGGATCCTGGGAGGGGATGCCATCCGCTTGCCCACTATCAAGAGGAGCGAGAACAACTGGAAGACAATCTCAGCGGCTGCCGGAGCACTACACCAACGACTCGTGCGGATGCAATGGACAAAGTATCACGAAGATTTTCTCCCTTTTCTGAGCCTCTTGGAGCTTCCTACCTACGCATTTGACGAAACCAGCTATTGGAGGACTTATCGTCAAGTCACCGCGAGCTCCCCTGCCTCCACCAGCGTGGCGCCTCTGTCGACTAGTCTTCATTATATGACAGAGGAATCCTTCGGCGATAGCGAGGTTGTCGTCGAATTTATTTCCCACCTCGAGGAGCCCGAGCTGAAAGCTGCAATTCAGGGTCATGACCTCGAGAACGCAAGCCTGTGTCCCAGCAGTGTCTTTTGTGATATTGCCCTCACCGCCGCGCGCTATATCCAGGAAAGGCTCAGCAAGGGTGAGAATGAGGGCCTTGCATGGGAGGTGTGTGATCTGAATATGGAGCATCCCATCGTTGTGCCACCATCCCCAGCAAACAATGCTATCAAAACCGCGGCCCGGATGACCCTCGCCGGCTTCGAGCGCAAAGCCGAGCTTTCTTTCAGCCACTGCCTGTCAGATGGGACGACGAGTACAAGCGGCCATGGAGCGATTCGGTTCGGAGACCGGGAGACGTGGGAGAATGAGCTGGCGACATGGGGCTTCTTCGTGAATTCCCGCGCAAGCACGATTGGAACACTTCCGTCGTGTACTCGTCTCCGCAAGAATATCGTCTACAGGCTCTTTTCCGATGTTGTACGGTACGCCCCGCTCTATCAGGCAATTGATGAGCTTTTctgggatgaggaagggACTGAGGCTGTCGCCATGGTCAAGTTGCAAGAGCACGATGGTGCTCAGCGCTCGGAGTACTCGCCGTACTGGTTGGATTCGATGATCCATCTTGCAGGATTCATTCTGAATGCTATCCTGGAGTCCACTGAGCATGTCCATGTGTGCAATGGCCTGGCCAGCCTCCGCATCCTGGAACGCCTGTCCGCGAATATAACATACCGCTGCTATGTCCGAGTCCGAGCCCAGCCCGACGAGTCGAAAGGAACGTCGCTCAGTGATGTCTACTTTTTCCACGGACAGCGGCTGATCGCCGTGTGCCTCGGCCTTCGCTTTCAGAAGCTCCCGAGAAGGGTTTTCAGACGTGTGCTCCAGCAGGCGCAGCAAGACGCACAAGGGGGGGCACCGAGCGAGAAAGCCCTCGACACTTGTGCCTCAGACGCCTCTGGGGGCGAAACGAGACCCCGACCTGAAAGCACAAGCGGTGCACCGCAGGACAGAAACAGGGAAGGGACTCTTGGTCTCCTGTTAAGGCTCGTCAGTGAAGAAACCGGCGTTGAAATGCGTAGCATTGGCCCGGATACTGCGTTTGCGGAGATTGGTGTGGACTCGATCTTGGGCTTTACCATCATCGACCGCTTTAACGAGTTGTCCAGTCTCAAGCTCGGGTCCTCTTTCTTTACCCAATGCAGCGATGTCGCCAGCGTTGCTGCATGGTTCCACCAAAAGAATGGTACATCAGGTTCTCCCGGTAAAGACAACGAGAAGCCCAGGATATCTCTCACTCCCAACACAGCCGCTTccgatgccgatgaagagaatAGTACGGGAGCTGAACCCATCTTGACCCCTCCGACTCCTGTTGGTCCGGGTATGGGCGACGTGAAGCCCCAATGCAAGGCTTCACTTCTGCAAGGCGATCCAGCCAGGCACTCTACGGCgctcttcctgctcgctgGCGGTGCAGGCCGGGCAGCACGCTTCTACCATCTGCCGCATTTCGTGTCAGAGCTTCCGGTCTACGCGCTGGACTCGCCCTTCCTCCATCGTCCGGAGGACTACTGCTCCACCGTGCAAGAGCTCGCATCCCTCTACACCGCGACGATCCTGAACGTGCAGCCCCAGGGGCCCTACATGGTCGGCGGATACTCCGCGGGGGCTGTCCACGCGTACGAGGTGGCGTATCAACTGCTCGCCATGGGCCACACCGTAAGCCATGTGGTTATCCTGGATATGCATGTCCCTGTATCCCCGCCCGTCCATGACGCAGACCTGATGCGGAAGATCGTCCACGCGATTGGCTTCGTGCAGAAAGGTTCGAAGGAGCACTACGTCGAGGGCCACAAAGAACGGCTGCTCGCAGCAATGTTAGCCTaccagccccagcccatGCAGCCGGACCGTCGGCCCACCAAATCCATTGTGATCTGGGCCCGACGTGCTGTGTGGGACGCCCTTGATCCCGACCAGCTGCAGCGCGCCCAGGACTTCGGCCTTGCCGCCGAGGTTGAGGGCGGCAATGTGATGCGAGACCCCCTGCGCCGCCTGGGGTGGTTTTTCTCGCGCCGGCACGACTTTGGGCCAAATGGATGGGATGCGCTTCTCGGCGGACCCCAGAGCGTCGAATGCTATACGGTGGATGAGGCGACTCATATGTCCCTGATGTCTCCTCCCGCG GTCTCCTCAGTCGGTCGAATTCTGGAGCAGGCTATCAACATCGACTACGTTGGTGGGACTTGA
- a CDS encoding dihydrodipicolinate synthase family protein (COG:E;~EggNog:ENOG410PKFF;~InterPro:IPR002220,IPR013785;~PFAM:PF00701;~antiSMASH:Cluster_6.1;~go_function: GO:0003824 - catalytic activity [Evidence IEA];~go_function: GO:0016829 - lyase activity [Evidence IEA]), with translation MESTTDEPTVPRGIYCPTITFFSNNPSQDLDLEVQAKHTKYLIGAGVHGITVLGTTGEAPMLSRKERNAVTKAVVSAKDQMNAGTIIAVRCSAQSVRETIEMCQEAKANGGQYALVLPPSYWAAASTPTVIETFYCLVADQSPIPIIIYSFPAVTQGVSMNSDLISVLAKHSNTVGVKLTCGSVGSLTRLTNTFTPSQFAVFGGSSDWLVPGLIAGSCGAVTGLANTHPRSCVKLFDLFQNGSYHEARRLQGIISSAEWGMGNTGMNGTKYATEWFGGHEEKVLPRAPLMECSEKTKAWIRDIMKDLAVYESQLLVERSDGRMVI, from the exons ATGGAGTCAACGACCGACGAACCCACCGTGCCCAGGGGCATCTATTGCCCCACCATAACATTCTTCTCGAATAATCCCTCACAAGACCTCGATCTGGAAGTTCAAGCAAAACATACCAAATACCTCATCGGAGCTGGTGTCCATGGAATAACGGTTCTGGGAACCACTGGCGAGGCGCCTATGCTGTCACGCAAAGAACGGAATGCCGTCACCAAAGCAGTTGTTTCCGCCAAAGACCAAATGAATGCCGGAACTATAATCGCGGTGAGGTGCTCTGCACAAAGTGTTCGGGAGACGATTGAGATGTGTCAAGAGGCAAAGGCAAATGGAGGACAGTATGCGTTGGTTCTTCCACCGAGTTATTGGGCGGCAGCAAGCACCCCCACGGTGATCGAGACTTTTTACTGTTTG GTCGCAGACCAGTCACCCATACCCATTATCATCTACTCTTTCCCGGCGGTAACACAGGGCGTGAGCATGAATTCTGACTTGATTTCAGTCCTTGCAAAGCACTCC AACACTGTTGGCGTTAAGTTAACCTGCGGAAGTGTTGGTAGCCTTACTCGCCTAACAAACACCTTTACCCCCTCGCAGTTCGCCGTCTTTGGTGGCTCTAGCGACTGGTTAGTTCCAGGTCTGATTGCTGGATCCTGTGGTGCTGTAACTGGCCTCGCCAACACACATCCACGGTCCTGTGTCAAGCTATTTGATTTATTCCAGAACGGGAGTTACCACGAAGCCAGAAGGTTGCAAGGTATCATCAGCAGCGCTGAGTGGGGCATGGGAAACACTGGGATGAATGGCACGAAATATGCCACTGAGTGGTTTGGTGGGCACGAGGAGAAAGTACTGCCGAGAGCGCCGCTGATGGAATGCTCTGAGAAGACGAAGGCTTGGATTCGGGATATCATGAAGGACCTGGCGGTTTATGAGAGTCAACTTCTTGTTGAGCGATCTGATGGGCGCATGGTAATATAA
- a CDS encoding uncharacterized protein (SECRETED:SignalP(1-18);~antiSMASH:Cluster_6.1), translated as MQFLTVLTAIGLASVAVASPPAWAGIPGAHHTLSTTTSSSATPSSSATPSSSATPSSSATPSSSATPSSTATPSSSPSCNYPSGFPLPSEAPFDVPPPWQSGCPGEGEGR; from the exons ATGCAATTCCTCACCGTCCTCACTGCCATTGGCCTGGCCTCTGTTGCCGTTGCCTCG CCCCCTGCCTGGGCTGGAATCCCTGGCGCCCACCACACCCTCAGCACTACCACTAGCTCCAGCGCCACCCCAAGCTCCAGTGCCACCCCTAGCTCCAGCGCCACCCCTAGCTCCAGCGCCACCCCTAGCTCCAGCGCCACCCCTAGCTCCACCGCTACCCCAAGCTCCAGCCCCTCCTGCAACTACCCTTCGGGCTTTCCTCTGCCCTCTGAGGCTCCCTTCGACGTCCCCCCTCCCTGGCAGTCTGGCTGCCCCGGTGAGGGCGAAGGCCGCTAA